cttcaggagagattatgacatccacgcacgggctcagagcagtgccagtcattatagcagacagagaactcttttgtgatctgatagtgatagaaatgactgattatgatgtcatctttggaatggacttcctgatcagatacggtgcctctatagagtgccgtaaacagaaagtcatattccaaccagaagcagaagtacagttcgagtacatcggagaaccaaagagaaaggccaagaagtttctctcagctctaagagcacagaaattaatggattcaagATGTAcgagattcctagcacatgtagtcaataccagacaggacaaggaccaacagctagcagaggtccgagtcgtatgtgactacccagcagtcttccctgaggagttaccaagtctagcaccagacagggagattgaatttgagatagaactcattcccggtacaaatcctatctccaaggcagcctaccgcatggctccagcagaactgaaggaacttcatgaacaactacaggagctgcttgacaaaggcttcatacgtcctagtcactcaccatggggggcgcctgtattgttcgtgaagaagaaggacgggagcatgcgcctgtgtatagattaccgggcactgaatcaagtcacaatcaagaacaggtatcctcttcccagaattgatggcctgtttgatcagctaaagggagcagcagtgatTTCAAAAATAGACCTCacatcaggttatcatcaggtgaaagttaaagaaggggatatacccaagacagcattcaggactagatacagacactacgagttcgtagtcatgccctttggcgtgacaaatgctccagctactttcatggacctcatgaacagggtattcagagaatacctagataagtttgttatcgtattcattgatgacatccttatctattcaggaactcaggaagaacacgccgagcacctgagaatagtattgcagacccttcagcagaacaaGCTGTACgctaagttcacgaaatgtgaattttggttagatcaggtgtccttcctgggtcacatcatctcaaaggatggtatcatggtagaccctagtaagatagaagctgtgagtagttggaaaagacccaagaacgctagtgagatcagaagctttctgggattagcaggttattacagaaagttcgtagaagatttctccagaatagcctccccactgacagctcttaccagaaagaacagaaggtttcagtggacagaggactacgagaacagctttagcgagctaaagaggagattgacaagtgcacctattctgactctaccagaaaacacaggcagctttgacatttatagtgatgcctctaaattgggactaggagcagtactgatgcaaaatggcaaggtgatcgcctatgcctccagacaactcaaggaatatgagaagaattaccctactcatgaccttgagcttacagcagtagtgttcatcctcaaaatttggagacattacttgtatggagctcagtgtagagtatatacagatcatcagagtctgaagtacttcttcactcagaaggatctgaatatgcgatagcgtagatggcttgagttggtcaaggattatgacatagacatcctctaccacccaggaaaagctaataaggtagcagatgcacttagcagaaagtccagtgctaccttactatccctagcagccatgtcaccgcccctacagaaggagatcatagatttcgatctcgaactcatagtgggacagctctctactatgacattagtatctaccctgcttggtgacatccaaacagctcaggaacaggatcttgaaattcaaaaaatcaagcaagggttagcagaatcagaaagtggagagttcagaatgatcaatagtggggtattgtactttggtgacagactttgtgttccagatcaggaggaactacgcaggaagatcttagatgagactcacaggactccttatgtgatgcatcctggctccaccaaaatgtaccaagacctgaagagacgtttttggtggcctaggatgaagagagacatcgctagatatgttagcacctgtctgacctgtcagagggtcaaggcagaacatcagagaccaggaggagttttgcagcctattcagattccagaatggaagtgggaagatatttccatggacttcatagtgggactacccagaaccacaaatggttttgataccatctgggtaatagttgacagattgactaaatcagcccacttcttagctatcaggatatcctactccatggagtagctagctcagttgtatctcaaggagatcgttagattacatggagtcccacgaaccattatttcagacagggacagtaggttcacatcacacttctgggagtgtgtacagtcagctttgggcactaagttaaagtttagcacaaccttccatcctcagacagatggtcaaataaagcgagtaaatcaggtactcgaagatatgctccgagcatgtgccctagatttcaaaggaagttgatgcaaatatctgagcttagcagaatttgcatacaacaatagctatcaggccactatcggcatggcaccttacgaggctctctatgggcggaggtgtagatctccaatctgctggtatgagagtggtgaatagaaagaactagaacttcagacagatctagtagcagataccatagcagctatacagcagatccgccagaggatagagacaactcagagccgccagaaaagctatgctgatacacggcacagacctttagagttttcagttggggatacagtattcctcagagtggatcccatgaagggagtaatgcgttttgggaagaagggcaaactaagtcccagatatgtgggatcataccttatcagcagaagagttggcaaggtagcatatgagctagagctaccccaggaaatgtcatctgttcataatgtatttcatgtctctatgctgaaaaagcatatcccagatgccacccaggtgattgagccccagtcggtacaagtccgtgaagacctcagctatgatagtcggcctactcagatagtagatcgagcagttaagaaattacggaacaaggaggtaccattagtaaaagtcatttggcaaaatcacacagcagaagaggcaacatgggagacagaagccagcatgagacagaattacccagagttattctaagttcgaggacgaactttttttaAGGTacgggggattgtaacgcccaaaaattctcaaaataattattagaaatatcctagtatttttctggaattttaggatatttttatggaatttttagaatagtggaagtagcaaaaataaatagaaaacgaaaatagcctacgcgggaattgaacccgtgacctattgggtcctacgacttatagcggactctagtaaccaagtgaaccccgcagggccgtgttgaaaggaaagggaaacaattatatttatattgagttgggtgaatttaaccacttgatataaataggaaattattaagtggggttggGTTTGAACGCAACTcttcttctcctcaaaccctcaccgccgcccacctctccctcctcttcctctctcggcgcaccaagcctaagggctctaggagcaccttccggcgatgactccgacacgaggacgcttcccttcgcgagaggaacacgtaggaaccgtcgagaagatcgtctccaccggaaatctagcgattagaatcgtaagaaaactagcataggaggtaagaaacccctcacctgcagtataagtagcttccgtatgaattttatgcttcagtttagtagtatgtagactttcggcacaaaggatgcgaactagcacataccaagtgttcgattaaattaatagcacagttaaaacgcaacttaggcattttattagcttagataaatgcaatagaagcattttacagcttattagtcttgctacagctattatgagactagatgtccaatgggtgggctcccacagtcgcctctaggttaagacaacctagctctagattcagataacctagaaagagcaagacaagtaataattagctatgttcagtattttactttctcagtggcactgtactggattagatatccattgggttgggctcccatagtcgtccctaggttcagataacctagtaaccctactaaattcgggacttgcaaacccgggtttagttagggatgcgcgcatagtaagtacagttgtcgggcccaaacaacagtatgattattattttaatctacttatgaatatagttttcaaaacctcacaaaatagttatgtgaattcagtacagctttagcatcagattagtattagcttagttcagtttttgtatcagttcagttctctattgatacaatatgatagtttatgttagcacttattgccatgactagtttgtttatatgccatgctatgctcttacatgttcagtattcatatgtttcaaatagcatattttgaaaaaaaaacataaattgcatcgtatgcatgttttagtgaggtagatggtttcttactaagctctcaagcttacagatactatttttccttatactgcagataaaggtaaagggaagacggactagcggaggctggtggtcaatgcaatgatgaagatgtgtgtggatggaacctggaataaagatcttggagaaattagcaaactaagactttagttctCGTATAATGTTATTTTttgcatttctagttattttaatgccttgactcatgaaagacttgcttagaGTGTTAGTAtttatgctcataatcctagttatgtgttattagtatgtttcccagttgttttagaacttgtatgtgtgattgaggcacgaaacagtgctgaaatcagacttcttgtacgaaatcagaaaccccatcggtcgatcgattggaagcttctcaatcgatcggccgatcgattgagaagtaaGTGaagaagctctggatcgatcggcgatcgatccggatgctcCATCGCGAGCGAAAGCCACAGgatcgatccttggatcgattggcgatctggatcgatcggccgatcgatcgaatATTGCCCACGAACATAaggtctttggatcgatccggatcgatccaacagGTTGCAATTGATGGAGTCTttgggtcgatcactggatcgattagaccattccaatcgatccatggatcgattgggaggcctgacaacagccggaagacccttagttcagttccttgaccatgggggatgtaaaatatgtcatgaatagttagattacaccccatagcacatatagaataaagaaatgataagagcttagcaaagttttaattagtacagcttccgcatctagatttagtgatgataatggatatagtttagcacagcataatgtgacggtccgaccttacagcctagttagtagaaggtgggttgttgcactgcagataaaggtaaaggaaagatggactagcgtaggctggaggacaatgcgatgaagatgtgtgtgggtggaacttggaataaagatcttagggatctagcaagttttgttttaagcattagaactctttagcattttatttgttccgcacttaagtatgtttaaatgccattaTCTATTGAATTATGCACTAGGCCAAGCTTAGAATACTAAATatttgatgttagaatgtttcccagccattttagaacttgtatatgggATTTGGCATGAAATAGTGCTGATATCAGAACTCAATTGCAGAAtcaaaaccccaatcgatcagccaatcgattggaggcccccaattgatcagctgatcgattggggagcttgatttcgcaaacagtaagctctggaatcgatcattggatcgatcgggGAATAAGCCTCATGAACAGAGAGCCctggaatcgatccctggatcgattggcaagcctggatcgatcagccgatcgatccagaatttaccccgtgcacagtagtgagatgaatcgatcaatggatcgatcaaccgatcgatccaatcaaagttttcgtatacagtagcatgctggatcgatcagtgaatcgatccgaacatcccaatcgatcagtcgatcgattgaaatgcctgattcaGCTAGAAACACTTAAGTTCAATCCTTAATCACATGTGAAGGCTAGATCTCCTCTTTGGAGTAAAGGTATCACATTTAAAAGGGTATCTTTAAGCATCAGTTCAGATTTAGTAGCAATTGGCATGGGTTTAGTAAAATTTCAAATTAGTTTACGTTTCCTTACCTTATAATATAgcctagcacagcataatgtgaggGTCCGGCCTcgtagcctagtcagtaggaggcgggtcgttacacccgTCCTATCTCGTCTTGTCATGTCTCATCTTGTACCTTCACCctttgctctctctctctcttcttaaTTTCTCACCCTCACCCTCAACCTGCCTTCTCCACCCAAAAATTCCCCTCGTCCACCGTCAATCTCATCTTCAACAAGATGAACGTTTTTCGAGCCGTACATGTCAAGCTTATAGCAAGAGACTTCCTCTCCCTCACTGTCCACAACCCCCCAAACTATGCTCCTACCTTTTTTAGGAGAGGTATGCAAGTTTGGCGAGTAGAGACGGTTGGTGTCGTGGTAAGCAAGGAGCTCACCGGAGACTATCTAAGGTTCGTTGTCGATGATGGGACCGGATGCATTCATTGCATCCTCGACATCATTGACCGTTCCGATTTGGGCCTCGCTTCTGAAGTGGAGACAGAGATTGCTCTCAGGGAGGCTG
The genomic region above belongs to Zingiber officinale cultivar Zhangliang chromosome 11A, Zo_v1.1, whole genome shotgun sequence and contains:
- the LOC122032783 gene encoding CST complex subunit STN1-like gives rise to the protein MNVFRAVHVKLIARDFLSLTVHNPPNYAPTFFRRGMQVWRVETVGVVVSKELTGDYLRFVVDDGTGCIHCILDIIDRSDLGLASEVETEIALREAATVELGKLVRV